Proteins from a single region of Parasedimentitalea psychrophila:
- the ptsP gene encoding phosphoenolpyruvate--protein phosphotransferase, with protein MADSTESESRKLLMRLREAMAGDDAGQARLDKITHLIADSMGTEVCSVYLFRDDETLELCATEGLNTESVHQTRMRMGEGLVGRVAKYGKVVNTPDAPSAKGFRYMPETGEERFSSFLGVPVQRLGEKLGVLVVQSREQREFTADEVYGLEVVAMVIAEMTELGAFVGEGAALSPLHQQAVLLRGTSAQEGSAEGHVWLHEPRVVITNPIADDPHRELERLNEAVDELRVGVDKMLEMSLDGDKEQMQVLEAYRMFANSKGWMRRMEEDIARGLSAEAAVEKEQSQARARMSQVQDSYLRERLSDLDDLSNRLLRILTGQGATSSADLPTDPILVARNIGPGDLLEYGRSLRGVVLEEGSVGSHAAIVARALAIPLIVNAKRITTEALNGDHIMVDGDQGLVHLRPEDMVSAAFRDKMAMQAKAQERYSSIRDRPAVTTDGQTVALMMNAGLMADLPSLDSSGAEGVGLFRTELQFLVRNKMPKRTELAVLYKRVLDAGHGKPVVFRTLDIGSDKVLPYMKPTDEPNPAMGWRAIRVGLDKPGVMRMQLQALMRAADGRPLTIMFPFVAQFEEYRAARAEVEKTLERERRLGHRLPEALDVGAMLETPSLAFAPQKFFEEVGFLSIGGNDLKQFFFAADRENERVRKRYDTLNVSFLSLIERIVERCDTSNTPLSFCGEDAGRPIEAVCLAAIGVRTLSMRPASIGPVKSLLLRVDLGALRKIIADARHRGDQSVRPAVMDYLRDLGDPGS; from the coding sequence ATGGCGGACAGTACTGAATCTGAAAGCCGCAAACTGCTTATGCGGCTGCGTGAGGCAATGGCTGGCGATGACGCCGGCCAGGCCCGTCTTGATAAAATCACCCATCTGATTGCCGATAGCATGGGCACCGAGGTGTGCTCGGTCTATTTGTTCCGTGACGACGAGACGCTTGAGCTCTGCGCGACCGAGGGTTTGAACACAGAATCCGTGCACCAGACCCGGATGCGGATGGGCGAGGGGCTGGTTGGCCGGGTGGCCAAATACGGCAAGGTGGTGAACACGCCGGATGCGCCAAGCGCCAAGGGGTTCCGCTATATGCCGGAAACTGGCGAGGAGCGGTTTTCCTCGTTCCTGGGGGTTCCGGTGCAGCGGCTGGGCGAAAAGCTCGGCGTACTGGTGGTGCAGTCGCGCGAACAGCGTGAGTTCACTGCCGATGAGGTCTATGGGCTGGAAGTGGTGGCCATGGTCATCGCAGAAATGACCGAGCTGGGGGCCTTTGTCGGCGAGGGCGCGGCGCTGTCACCATTGCACCAGCAAGCGGTACTGCTGCGGGGCACCTCGGCCCAGGAAGGCTCTGCCGAGGGGCATGTCTGGCTGCACGAACCACGGGTGGTGATTACCAATCCAATTGCCGATGATCCGCACCGCGAGTTGGAGCGTCTGAACGAGGCGGTGGACGAGCTGCGGGTGGGTGTCGACAAGATGCTGGAAATGTCGCTGGACGGCGACAAGGAACAGATGCAGGTGCTTGAGGCCTATCGCATGTTTGCCAATTCCAAGGGGTGGATGCGGCGCATGGAGGAGGATATCGCCCGTGGTCTAAGTGCCGAAGCCGCTGTTGAAAAAGAACAATCTCAGGCCCGCGCTCGTATGAGCCAGGTTCAGGATTCCTATCTGCGCGAGCGGTTGAGCGATCTGGATGATCTGTCGAACCGGCTGTTGCGGATTCTGACCGGGCAGGGGGCGACCTCCAGTGCTGACCTGCCGACCGATCCGATCCTGGTGGCGCGCAATATCGGCCCCGGCGATCTGCTGGAATATGGCCGCAGCCTGCGCGGCGTCGTGCTAGAGGAAGGCTCGGTGGGCAGCCATGCGGCGATTGTTGCGCGCGCCCTGGCTATTCCCTTGATCGTGAACGCCAAACGGATCACCACCGAGGCGCTGAATGGCGACCATATCATGGTGGATGGGGATCAGGGGCTGGTGCACCTGCGCCCGGAAGACATGGTCTCAGCGGCGTTTCGCGACAAGATGGCGATGCAGGCCAAGGCGCAGGAACGCTATTCCTCCATTCGCGACCGCCCGGCGGTGACCACAGACGGACAAACCGTCGCGCTGATGATGAACGCCGGATTGATGGCGGATCTGCCGTCACTGGACAGCTCGGGCGCCGAGGGTGTGGGATTGTTCCGGACTGAACTCCAATTCCTGGTGCGCAATAAAATGCCCAAGCGCACGGAATTGGCGGTGTTGTACAAGCGGGTTCTGGACGCCGGCCATGGCAAGCCGGTGGTGTTTAGGACCTTGGACATCGGCTCGGACAAGGTGTTGCCCTATATGAAGCCCACGGATGAGCCCAACCCGGCGATGGGCTGGCGGGCGATCCGAGTGGGGCTGGACAAGCCCGGGGTGATGCGGATGCAGCTGCAGGCGCTGATGCGGGCCGCTGATGGTCGCCCGTTAACCATCATGTTCCCGTTTGTGGCACAGTTCGAAGAATACCGGGCGGCGCGCGCCGAGGTGGAAAAGACATTGGAGCGCGAACGCCGTCTGGGTCATCGCCTGCCCGAAGCTCTGGACGTGGGGGCGATGCTGGAAACACCGTCGCTGGCCTTTGCACCGCAAAAGTTTTTTGAAGAAGTTGGGTTCCTGTCGATTGGCGGCAATGATCTGAAGCAGTTCTTTTTTGCGGCCGACCGCGAGAACGAGCGGGTGCGCAAACGCTATGACACGCTGAATGTCAGTTTTCTGAGCCTGATCGAACGTATCGTCGAGCGCTGTGACACGAGCAACACGCCGCTGAGTTTCTGCGGCGAGGATGCGGGGCGTCCGATCGAGGCGGTCTGCCTGGCCGCCATTGGGGTCCGCACCCTGTCGATGCGACCGGCCTCAATCGGGCCGGTGAAATCCCTGTTGCTGCGGGTGGACCTGGGCG